From one Flavobacterium kingsejongi genomic stretch:
- a CDS encoding helix-turn-helix domain-containing protein has protein sequence MAVENSYQPAVLFSEEKREEYLLVLETFMLQKRPYLTTCYTIQEMTEDTGIPIFHLSHLINSQFNMNFQNFINLKRVEYIKLRFQEEEWKQLSLEGIALKAGFTSRTTFFRAFIRNTGMAPSSYICMTHSQSN, from the coding sequence ATGGCAGTAGAAAATAGCTACCAGCCTGCTGTCCTTTTTAGTGAAGAAAAACGGGAAGAATACCTGCTCGTTTTGGAAACCTTCATGCTGCAAAAACGGCCATACCTTACTACATGCTATACAATACAGGAAATGACTGAAGATACGGGAATCCCCATATTCCATCTTTCCCACCTGATCAACAGCCAATTCAATATGAATTTCCAGAATTTTATCAATCTGAAAAGAGTGGAATACATCAAGCTGCGTTTTCAGGAAGAAGAATGGAAACAACTATCCCTGGAAGGTATTGCCTTAAAAGCAGGATTCACATCCCGCACTACTTTTTTCAGGGCTTTCATCCGCAACACAGGGATGGCACCCTCCTCCTATATCTGCATGACCCATTCACAAAGTAATTAA
- the bla gene encoding class A beta-lactamase gives MSAYNSRIIFIIAALLTVFPVLGQKTKLEEQIIVLSAPFKAKIGVTALVLETEEILVSFHGGDRFPMQSVYKFPIAMAILNEVDQGRLQLHQKIKVEPSEIIPRGVSPIREKYPQGAVLTLSELLRLNIVDSDGTACDVLLRIMGGTAKVQHYLNSLGITGINIATTEMVQVSDDWIQYQNWSTPDAMTQLLYLFYSKKVLSTPSRLLLLKWMEESIPGAKRLKGALPKNAIVAHKPGTSGTNDGLTRATNDVGIITLPNGNHLAISVFVADTYVSREEREGLIAAIAKMAWDY, from the coding sequence ATGAGCGCATACAACAGCCGCATTATTTTTATTATAGCAGCCTTACTTACCGTTTTTCCGGTTTTGGGACAGAAGACGAAACTGGAGGAACAGATTATAGTGCTTAGCGCACCATTTAAAGCTAAAATTGGAGTAACCGCATTAGTATTGGAAACCGAGGAGATTTTGGTTTCATTTCATGGTGGTGACCGCTTCCCGATGCAGAGTGTTTATAAATTCCCTATTGCTATGGCCATACTGAATGAGGTAGACCAGGGGAGGTTACAGCTCCACCAGAAAATAAAAGTGGAGCCTTCGGAGATCATACCGAGGGGAGTGAGCCCGATCCGGGAGAAATACCCTCAGGGTGCTGTACTGACACTTTCAGAATTGTTGCGGCTTAATATTGTTGATAGCGATGGTACAGCTTGTGACGTGTTATTACGGATAATGGGTGGTACGGCTAAAGTGCAGCACTACCTGAATAGTCTGGGAATTACAGGGATCAACATTGCAACAACAGAAATGGTTCAGGTTTCCGATGACTGGATCCAATATCAAAATTGGTCAACGCCAGATGCTATGACACAATTGCTATACCTGTTTTACAGTAAGAAGGTGCTTTCTACGCCAAGCAGGTTGTTATTGTTAAAATGGATGGAAGAATCGATTCCGGGAGCAAAACGACTGAAAGGAGCACTGCCCAAAAATGCAATAGTAGCACACAAACCTGGAACTTCGGGTACCAATGATGGCCTGACACGTGCTACCAATGATGTCGGTATTATTACATTACCCAATGGAAATCATTTGGCAATCAGTGTTTTTGTAGCAGATACTTATGTCAGTCGGGAAGAGCGCGAGGGGCTAATCGCTGCTATTGCCAAAATGGCCTGGGACTATTAA
- a CDS encoding quinone oxidoreductase family protein, translating to MDTTMKALTFSQFGDASVLEYKAVPIPVLNEGEVLVEMKAIGLNYADIYRRKGNYHLKGTPPYIAGYEGAGIVSVSNTSAYKVGDRVAFADVPFANAAYVAVPEAHLIPLPEAIDFATAAAVLLQGLTAHYLSEDSHDVQKGEIVLIHAASGGVGQLLIQMCKNKGAIVIGLSRDKTKFGTILHNGADYAVALQGDWKAEIMKITNGKGVAVAYDSVGSTLMDSFEVTRDCGHVVFYGMSGGDPQPVDPRMLMDTSKTLTGGDLWSYLTTQDERINRASQLFDWIRTGQLLLTPPVTFALSEGQKAHEYLESGKSSSKILLLPD from the coding sequence ATGGATACTACTATGAAAGCACTGACTTTTTCCCAATTTGGGGATGCGTCGGTATTGGAGTATAAGGCGGTACCTATTCCGGTACTCAACGAAGGGGAAGTCCTGGTGGAAATGAAAGCCATAGGACTTAATTATGCCGATATTTACCGGCGGAAAGGGAACTATCATCTGAAAGGTACACCACCCTATATTGCAGGCTATGAAGGAGCAGGAATAGTTTCGGTATCGAATACATCTGCCTATAAGGTGGGTGACCGTGTTGCTTTTGCTGATGTACCGTTTGCCAATGCAGCCTATGTGGCTGTGCCGGAAGCCCACCTGATTCCTTTGCCCGAAGCTATTGATTTTGCTACTGCGGCGGCTGTTTTGTTACAAGGGCTTACAGCGCACTATCTTTCGGAAGACAGCCATGACGTACAAAAAGGGGAAATAGTACTGATTCATGCCGCTTCCGGAGGTGTAGGCCAGTTACTCATCCAAATGTGCAAAAATAAAGGTGCAATTGTCATTGGGTTAAGCCGGGACAAGACCAAATTCGGTACCATCCTCCATAATGGGGCAGATTATGCAGTCGCTTTACAGGGCGATTGGAAGGCTGAAATAATGAAAATCACGAATGGCAAAGGTGTTGCTGTAGCCTATGATAGCGTTGGGAGTACATTAATGGATAGCTTTGAGGTGACCCGGGATTGTGGGCATGTGGTATTTTACGGAATGAGTGGTGGTGATCCACAACCCGTAGACCCAAGAATGCTGATGGATACCAGTAAAACCCTGACTGGTGGAGATCTCTGGAGTTATCTGACCACCCAGGATGAGCGAATAAATCGCGCATCACAACTCTTTGACTGGATCAGAACCGGGCAGCTTCTGCTGACACCACCCGTAACATTTGCCCTCTCTGAAGGGCAGAAAGCACATGAATACCTGGAAAGTGGGAAGAGCTCCAGTAAAATACTACTACTCCCAGATTAA
- a CDS encoding GNAT family N-acetyltransferase: protein MTTNHQPYTIYFEKYTPEDFVLYNSLVNSEQVMAMITERALTEEEARVQFVELLHNNTLHPDFGRFKVFETETKTYIGLAKIEIQSGILTEAELGYMVVPEYWGKGFGKQIAALLLDIGLKQETLEKVTAIIDPSNVASRKILIHQGFISEKIDIIDDLPTEILSKRLKLLVSEKL, encoded by the coding sequence ATGACAACCAATCATCAGCCTTACACTATTTATTTTGAAAAATATACGCCGGAGGACTTTGTCCTTTACAATAGCCTGGTGAATAGCGAACAGGTAATGGCTATGATTACAGAGCGGGCACTTACAGAAGAAGAAGCGCGGGTACAATTTGTCGAATTGCTACACAACAACACCTTACATCCTGACTTTGGACGTTTTAAAGTATTTGAAACCGAAACGAAAACCTATATTGGACTGGCTAAAATTGAAATACAATCCGGCATACTGACCGAAGCTGAATTGGGCTATATGGTAGTTCCGGAATATTGGGGTAAAGGTTTTGGAAAACAAATCGCAGCACTGCTTTTGGATATAGGCCTGAAACAGGAAACACTGGAAAAAGTAACTGCTATCATCGATCCTTCGAATGTGGCATCGCGAAAAATATTAATCCATCAGGGGTTCATCTCCGAAAAGATAGATATAATAGACGACCTGCCTACAGAAATACTTAGCAAAAGGCTAAAGCTGCTGGTGTCGGAAAAATTATAA
- a CDS encoding nuclear transport factor 2 family protein, which yields MRIKSHEEIIVDLEDRAAKAFLTKDYDEIRRLTHANVVYKNEAGRIFTSLESMDLMHPEKFHIESLVVTDKMIRIFNNVAITNITNTISGKYMGIDFKGDFIYTRTWTFMNGKWLVIAGTTTKL from the coding sequence ATGCGAATAAAATCACATGAGGAAATTATAGTGGATTTGGAAGATCGGGCTGCAAAAGCTTTTTTGACTAAAGATTATGACGAGATACGAAGATTGACCCATGCGAATGTAGTTTATAAAAATGAAGCTGGCCGAATTTTTACCAGCCTCGAAAGTATGGATCTGATGCATCCTGAAAAATTCCACATCGAATCGTTAGTAGTGACAGACAAAATGATACGGATTTTTAATAATGTTGCCATTACCAATATCACGAATACCATTAGCGGGAAATATATGGGAATTGATTTTAAGGGTGATTTTATTTATACCCGGACCTGGACTTTTATGAATGGAAAGTGGCTGGTCATCGCCGGGACTACTACAAAATTATAA
- a CDS encoding SRPBCC family protein — MRILKKILLVIIAIVLLLLVVALFIPRTYTVTVTETIHEPSDIVFNYVKLIKNQENYSVWVMQDPNIKMEYIGTDGTEGFIARWNSQEDGVGEGEQQITKVTADRIEVDLRFKRPFESSQKAATFVQPLPGNRTLITTEFYGSDAYPMNLLSLLIGRKMIRDAQTKNLENLKKILEK; from the coding sequence ATGAGAATCCTGAAAAAAATCCTGTTGGTCATTATTGCAATTGTCCTACTGTTGTTGGTTGTAGCACTTTTTATCCCCAGGACGTATACCGTTACGGTTACCGAAACCATCCATGAGCCTTCTGATATTGTCTTCAATTATGTCAAGCTGATTAAAAATCAGGAAAACTACAGCGTTTGGGTAATGCAAGATCCCAATATCAAAATGGAATATATAGGCACTGATGGTACTGAAGGTTTTATTGCGCGATGGAACAGCCAGGAAGATGGTGTGGGTGAAGGCGAACAGCAGATTACGAAAGTGACTGCCGATCGTATTGAGGTCGATTTACGTTTCAAACGCCCTTTTGAATCCAGCCAGAAAGCAGCCACTTTTGTACAGCCACTTCCAGGGAACAGAACACTCATCACCACTGAATTTTACGGAAGCGATGCCTATCCGATGAATCTTTTATCCCTGCTTATTGGTAGAAAAATGATCCGTGATGCCCAAACAAAAAACCTGGAGAACCTCAAAAAAATCTTAGAGAAGTAA
- a CDS encoding amino acid permease — protein sequence MRFKKPIAQLISEQETDTKNGLRRSLGPFNLVALGIGAIVGAGIFSLTGIVASENAGPAVILSFILAGIACAFCALSYAEYASMIPVAGSAYTYTYATLGEWMAWIIGWDLVLEYALASATVAVSWSSYANKLLAQFHLSLPPQLTASPFDTVKLADGSLLEGGGIINLPAVCIVVLLSLVLAKGTRESSAFNNLLVIIKISVIVLFIALGFAFINPSNYSPFIPENTGTFGHFGWSGIVRGAAVVFFGFIGFDAVSTAAQEAKNPQKDMPIGIIGSLVVATLLYVVFAYVMTGLVPYTEFVGDASPAATAFAVTGYSFLNSALIIAILAGYTSVILVMLMGQSRVFYSMSKDGLLPAFFSDIHSRFKTPWKSNLFFLVFVGLLAGFVPISDLGHMVSIGTLFAFSLVSLGVILLRYTNPEIHRPFRVPGVPVIPALGILVCVFLMIGLPLESWIRLMIWMGIGIVFYWFYGRKHSKLRNKK from the coding sequence ATGCGTTTTAAAAAACCAATAGCACAACTGATTTCAGAACAAGAAACTGATACAAAAAATGGGCTTCGCCGCTCCCTGGGACCTTTTAACCTGGTCGCGCTGGGAATTGGTGCTATCGTAGGTGCCGGAATATTTTCCTTAACCGGGATTGTCGCTTCAGAAAATGCAGGGCCGGCTGTCATTCTTTCTTTTATCCTTGCCGGAATAGCCTGTGCATTTTGTGCGCTGAGTTATGCCGAATATGCTTCTATGATCCCGGTTGCGGGCTCAGCATACACCTATACCTATGCCACACTTGGAGAATGGATGGCCTGGATTATTGGCTGGGACCTGGTATTGGAATATGCTTTGGCATCGGCTACGGTTGCGGTCAGTTGGTCCAGTTATGCCAATAAGCTTTTGGCACAATTCCATTTGTCACTGCCACCACAACTGACGGCTTCCCCTTTTGATACCGTAAAGCTTGCCGATGGAAGCCTGTTGGAAGGCGGGGGGATCATTAACCTCCCGGCCGTGTGTATAGTGGTGCTTTTATCGTTGGTATTGGCCAAAGGGACGCGGGAATCCTCTGCTTTCAACAATCTTTTGGTAATTATAAAAATCAGTGTTATTGTGCTGTTTATCGCCTTGGGTTTTGCTTTTATCAATCCATCAAATTATAGCCCGTTTATCCCTGAAAATACAGGAACGTTTGGGCATTTTGGATGGTCGGGAATTGTGCGGGGCGCTGCCGTGGTGTTTTTCGGTTTTATTGGTTTTGATGCCGTTTCTACAGCGGCTCAGGAGGCCAAGAATCCACAAAAGGATATGCCCATCGGTATTATCGGATCGTTGGTGGTTGCCACGTTATTGTATGTGGTTTTTGCGTATGTAATGACAGGATTGGTACCGTATACCGAATTTGTAGGAGATGCCAGCCCGGCGGCTACCGCTTTTGCCGTTACCGGATATAGTTTTCTAAACAGTGCCCTTATTATTGCTATACTAGCAGGCTATACTTCGGTGATATTAGTTATGCTGATGGGACAGTCACGGGTATTCTATAGTATGTCCAAAGACGGACTACTGCCTGCATTTTTTAGTGATATCCACTCCCGGTTCAAAACACCGTGGAAAAGTAATTTGTTTTTCTTGGTTTTTGTAGGATTACTGGCGGGTTTTGTCCCAATTTCCGATTTGGGGCACATGGTCAGTATTGGAACCTTGTTTGCCTTTTCATTGGTTTCCCTGGGTGTTATACTTTTGCGGTATACAAACCCGGAGATTCACCGTCCGTTTCGGGTTCCGGGAGTACCTGTTATTCCGGCACTGGGGATATTGGTCTGTGTTTTCCTTATGATTGGCCTCCCGTTGGAAAGCTGGATCCGGCTGATGATCTGGATGGGTATTGGAATTGTTTTCTATTGGTTTTATGGCCGAAAACACAGTAAGCTTAGGAATAAAAAATAG
- a CDS encoding EamA family transporter, whose protein sequence is MASITTNHKLRVLLAFTGIYIIWGTTFLAISYGLKGFPPFLLSGFRFLVAGVLILLWLYRKGERPNSIANWKKNAIPGILILAAGVGLVAWGEQYVTSTEAAIVMASEPFWFIVLDKKNWKAYFSNPFIGGGLLIGFAGLVLFLKDSLGTVEASGDSNIRVIAFSLLVVSSILWVLGSLYSKKRPSSQSLFMNVAQQLTIGGLASLIIASFRGEWQVIQWNLIPAAAWLALVYLIIFGSVVAYLSFIWLLSIKPPALVSTHTYVNPVVAVLFGWFMANEGISKNQFTGLFIILIGVLFTNMAHYKVSKRKRVHFRKLERTLNRLTHPYKHITHL, encoded by the coding sequence ATGGCTTCAATCACAACCAACCATAAATTACGGGTGCTACTGGCTTTCACCGGTATTTATATCATTTGGGGAACCACATTCCTCGCCATTTCCTATGGGCTGAAAGGTTTTCCGCCTTTCTTGTTATCGGGCTTCCGGTTTTTGGTAGCTGGTGTGTTGATATTGCTCTGGCTCTATCGCAAAGGAGAGCGTCCCAACTCAATCGCCAACTGGAAAAAAAATGCGATACCTGGTATCCTTATTTTAGCCGCTGGTGTCGGGCTTGTTGCCTGGGGGGAGCAATATGTAACTTCTACAGAAGCTGCCATTGTGATGGCCAGTGAGCCATTTTGGTTTATTGTACTCGATAAGAAAAACTGGAAGGCCTATTTTTCCAATCCTTTTATTGGTGGAGGCCTACTCATTGGATTTGCCGGATTGGTACTGTTCCTAAAAGATAGTCTTGGGACAGTGGAAGCCAGTGGCGACAGCAACATACGGGTAATCGCTTTCAGCCTGCTGGTAGTGAGTTCCATCTTATGGGTTTTAGGATCGCTCTATTCCAAAAAAAGGCCTTCCTCCCAGTCGCTGTTTATGAATGTCGCGCAGCAGCTGACAATCGGGGGTCTTGCGAGCCTTATTATTGCGTCCTTTCGTGGAGAATGGCAGGTAATCCAATGGAATCTAATTCCTGCAGCTGCCTGGCTGGCATTGGTTTACCTCATCATTTTCGGATCAGTAGTGGCCTATCTTTCCTTTATCTGGCTGTTATCCATCAAGCCTCCGGCGCTGGTGAGTACACATACCTATGTCAATCCTGTGGTTGCAGTACTTTTTGGCTGGTTTATGGCCAATGAAGGTATTTCTAAAAATCAGTTTACAGGATTGTTTATTATCCTGATAGGGGTGCTATTTACGAATATGGCCCACTATAAAGTCTCCAAACGCAAGCGGGTTCATTTTCGTAAACTGGAGCGTACCCTCAACCGGCTGACACACCCGTACAAACACATCACTCATTTATAA
- a CDS encoding aldehyde dehydrogenase family protein codes for MKRIDHIYSNGAFQKPHGQEKFDLINPSDQTLIGQVILGDVTDTREAIAAAKAAFTTFSKTTVPERMDYLQRLHDAVLKRVGDLTEATMLEYGAPRDRAYGSNLMAAESFLNYKKVLEDFDFSRTVGTSQVIMEPLGVVGIITPWNANAAFICNKLATAIAAGCTAVIKPSELSALQTQIVIECLHEAGLPAGVFSIINGRGDVVGAELTRHPDIAKISFTGSTAVGKAIARGAVDTLKRVTLELGGKSPNILLDDADLTKAIPMAVAACFINSGQACIAGSRLLVPEAQLETVKELVKKAIAAVQTGPPSREGVSVGPLATVRQYERVQEYIQLGIDEGAEVLIGGTGHPEGLEAGNFVKPTAFVNVTNTMRIAREEIFGPVLCIITYKTEAEAITIANDTDYGLQAYVSSENSERAHRVAGQLVAGRVLVNCLNHDPMAPFGGFKQSGLGREYGVFGLEEYLEPKTIIV; via the coding sequence ATGAAACGTATTGACCATATTTACAGCAATGGTGCTTTTCAAAAGCCCCACGGACAGGAAAAATTTGACCTGATCAATCCCAGTGACCAAACGCTTATCGGGCAGGTAATCCTGGGGGATGTTACCGATACCCGGGAAGCTATTGCAGCTGCGAAAGCCGCTTTTACAACATTTTCCAAAACCACGGTTCCAGAACGGATGGACTACCTGCAACGCCTGCATGACGCAGTACTGAAAAGGGTAGGCGACCTGACAGAAGCCACCATGCTCGAATATGGGGCACCGCGTGACAGGGCATATGGATCTAACCTTATGGCAGCGGAAAGTTTTCTGAATTATAAAAAAGTACTGGAAGATTTTGATTTTTCACGTACCGTTGGCACTTCACAGGTCATCATGGAACCTTTAGGTGTAGTAGGAATTATTACGCCCTGGAATGCCAATGCTGCATTTATCTGCAACAAACTTGCTACCGCTATTGCTGCGGGCTGTACGGCAGTAATCAAACCTAGTGAACTGAGCGCCCTGCAGACCCAAATTGTCATCGAATGCCTGCATGAAGCGGGATTGCCAGCAGGGGTATTTTCGATTATAAATGGTAGGGGAGACGTTGTTGGAGCAGAACTTACCCGGCATCCTGATATTGCTAAAATTTCGTTTACCGGATCGACTGCAGTAGGAAAAGCCATTGCCCGTGGTGCTGTAGATACCCTAAAACGGGTTACGCTGGAATTGGGCGGAAAATCACCCAATATCCTCCTGGACGATGCCGATCTTACCAAGGCAATACCCATGGCAGTAGCGGCCTGTTTTATAAATAGTGGGCAGGCGTGCATTGCTGGAAGCCGCCTGTTGGTTCCCGAAGCACAATTGGAAACGGTAAAGGAATTGGTTAAAAAAGCGATAGCAGCAGTACAAACGGGGCCCCCTTCACGGGAAGGCGTCAGTGTAGGCCCCTTAGCCACTGTTCGGCAATACGAGCGGGTGCAGGAATACATACAGCTGGGAATTGATGAAGGTGCCGAAGTACTGATTGGAGGTACCGGGCATCCTGAAGGACTCGAAGCAGGGAATTTTGTAAAACCCACAGCTTTTGTAAATGTGACCAATACCATGCGTATTGCACGAGAGGAAATTTTTGGTCCGGTACTTTGTATCATTACGTATAAGACCGAAGCAGAAGCTATAACGATCGCCAATGATACCGATTACGGATTACAAGCTTATGTGAGTTCTGAAAATTCAGAACGCGCACATCGCGTCGCAGGACAGCTTGTTGCCGGAAGGGTATTGGTAAACTGCCTGAACCATGATCCAATGGCGCCCTTTGGAGGATTCAAACAGTCCGGACTGGGTAGGGAATATGGTGTTTTTGGGCTGGAAGAATACCTTGAGCCCAAAACGATTATTGTATAA
- a CDS encoding hydrogen peroxide-inducible genes activator translates to MTLQQLKYIIALEEYRHFARAADVCNVSQPGLTIQLKNLEEEIGIQLFDRSKVPLKPTALGMEIIEKAKKILREADEIRDFIIHSKDTLQGEVRLGVISTLSPYLIPLFISAVKATLPEMHFTIKESHTLQLMQDLETGVLDVALMATPTGRTGLREYPVFNEPFVAYLYPSHPMAGQEFYALLPEDRQELLLLQNEYCYNAQLLDICAIEDGRKIKGQFTYEISSIETLKNMVRADLGFAIVPELSIAHEVDHKLYKSFADPKPVREISLVVAASFSRKLLLEKMSESLWSCLPESLKKEFSYRKIQWNDSPYFVKSTKGF, encoded by the coding sequence ATGACCTTACAGCAACTGAAATACATTATTGCATTGGAGGAATACCGTCACTTTGCAAGAGCCGCAGATGTATGCAATGTTTCTCAGCCGGGCTTGACCATACAGCTGAAAAACCTGGAAGAGGAAATTGGAATCCAGCTCTTTGATCGGAGTAAAGTCCCTTTAAAGCCTACGGCACTGGGTATGGAAATTATTGAAAAAGCAAAGAAGATACTGCGGGAAGCCGATGAGATCCGGGATTTTATTATTCATTCTAAAGATACATTACAGGGAGAAGTCCGTTTGGGGGTAATCAGTACGTTATCGCCTTACCTGATTCCTTTGTTTATTTCGGCGGTAAAAGCCACGTTGCCGGAGATGCATTTTACTATCAAAGAATCGCACACCCTGCAACTGATGCAGGATTTGGAAACAGGCGTCCTCGATGTGGCGCTGATGGCAACTCCTACAGGACGCACCGGACTTCGGGAATACCCGGTATTCAATGAACCCTTTGTAGCCTACCTGTATCCCTCACACCCAATGGCAGGACAGGAATTTTATGCATTGCTTCCGGAAGACCGACAGGAATTACTGCTGTTGCAAAATGAGTATTGCTACAATGCCCAATTGCTGGACATTTGTGCCATAGAAGATGGCCGGAAAATAAAAGGGCAGTTTACGTATGAAATCAGTTCCATAGAAACCCTTAAAAATATGGTACGTGCTGATCTCGGATTTGCAATAGTACCCGAACTTTCAATCGCGCATGAAGTGGATCATAAATTGTATAAATCCTTTGCAGACCCAAAACCAGTTCGTGAAATTAGCTTGGTAGTCGCCGCAAGTTTTTCGCGTAAGCTGCTGCTGGAAAAAATGAGTGAATCCCTGTGGAGCTGCCTGCCCGAATCCCTGAAAAAAGAATTCAGCTACCGTAAAATCCAATGGAATGATTCACCCTATTTTGTAAAGTCCACGAAAGGTTTTTAG
- a CDS encoding OsmC family peroxiredoxin, with translation MKFTRKANANWKGTGMEGTGTITTQSTTLDKAQLSFKTRFAEGVGTNPEELIAAAHSGCFTMQLSFLLTEAGFPPADLNTEARVTFEDGAITLIHLELSGDVPGITDEAFQSAAQKAKEICPISKLLNTTITVTATLV, from the coding sequence ATGAAATTTACAAGAAAGGCTAACGCCAACTGGAAAGGAACGGGAATGGAAGGAACGGGAACTATTACTACCCAAAGCACCACATTGGATAAAGCCCAATTATCCTTTAAAACCCGTTTTGCAGAAGGTGTAGGAACCAATCCTGAAGAACTGATTGCAGCAGCACATTCCGGCTGTTTTACAATGCAACTGAGTTTCCTGCTGACGGAAGCAGGATTCCCTCCCGCTGACCTGAATACGGAAGCCCGCGTTACTTTTGAAGATGGAGCCATTACCTTAATCCACCTGGAATTAAGTGGTGACGTACCCGGAATTACTGATGAAGCATTTCAGTCCGCAGCACAAAAAGCCAAAGAAATTTGCCCAATCTCTAAATTGCTGAATACCACCATTACTGTAACAGCAACCTTAGTGTAA
- a CDS encoding CorA family divalent cation transporter codes for MAVAKHQFKNSDITWIDLTSPTREELETVSKEYELNPYTLIDSLDPDHLPKYEEHNNTHFFIVRILEHSKKHEQTVRDLSTKVAVFFNDHFIITIHRSAQPVMKEIHEGCIVEDKLKTTTAMAIKLIREMLHSYEAPAFKLSEQIDYYESKVFLKKNVPAGMIEGIYYLKRKAGLCKKLLLLTNEVVKSIKAEKDDRPALQDVRDLHLKLMTLYDQVQDDANNLLNIYLSLSARKTNDVMKILTIFSVFFMPLTFIAGIYGMNFKFMPELEQRWGYPLSLLAMGIVTVVIFFWFRRKHWL; via the coding sequence ATGGCTGTAGCAAAACACCAATTCAAAAATTCAGACATAACCTGGATTGACCTTACCAGTCCTACACGCGAAGAACTCGAGACGGTAAGTAAAGAATATGAGCTCAATCCTTATACGCTTATTGATAGCCTCGATCCCGATCACCTGCCAAAATATGAAGAGCACAACAATACGCATTTCTTTATTGTCAGGATATTGGAGCATTCTAAAAAGCATGAACAAACGGTACGCGACCTGAGTACCAAAGTAGCCGTTTTTTTTAATGACCATTTTATTATTACGATCCATCGTTCTGCCCAACCGGTTATGAAGGAGATTCATGAAGGCTGTATTGTAGAGGACAAATTGAAAACGACTACGGCAATGGCCATAAAACTGATTCGTGAAATGCTGCATTCTTATGAAGCCCCGGCATTCAAATTATCAGAACAGATCGACTATTATGAATCCAAAGTATTCCTTAAGAAGAATGTGCCTGCAGGTATGATTGAAGGAATTTATTACCTGAAACGTAAAGCCGGATTATGTAAAAAATTATTGCTATTGACGAATGAAGTGGTAAAATCGATCAAAGCAGAAAAAGACGACCGGCCTGCATTACAAGATGTTCGCGATCTTCATTTGAAATTAATGACTTTGTACGACCAGGTACAGGATGATGCCAATAACTTACTGAACATTTATTTATCGCTTTCTGCCCGTAAAACGAATGATGTAATGAAAATCCTGACCATTTTTTCCGTTTTCTTTATGCCGCTTACTTTTATTGCCGGGATCTACGGTATGAATTTTAAGTTTATGCCCGAACTGGAACAGCGTTGGGGGTATCCTTTATCCTTACTCGCTATGGGCATCGTAACCGTAGTGATCTTTTTCTGGTTCCGGCGAAAACACTGGTTATAA